The proteins below are encoded in one region of Sedimentibacter sp. zth1:
- a CDS encoding ATP-binding cassette domain-containing protein, which yields MIKIEGVSKSYGKKEKKYVLNNINLSIPDNEVVALLGHNGSGKSTLIKCLTGILKPTNGKISIDNFDTFKYRKKLIRNMGIIFNQKSSFITDLSVYDNLLFFKAIYEISDEKFKKMINLIDKYIEIKKLFENPYRKLSFGERVKCEITSILLHTPKYIILDEPTIGLDYNAKKGLYQLLAYFKNNLKSTIIIITHEIDYIENICDRAIILNKGQVKYDGKSNVICSSATEKIKVIVKYKYIIDEIKAKHLLDNATEVNEVKHLIVFDLKDNTQKDKYVKNITNAFSIEGISTEKVSLREVFEDVLSETKKC from the coding sequence ATGATAAAAATTGAAGGAGTAAGTAAGTCTTACGGTAAAAAGGAAAAAAAATACGTACTTAATAATATTAATTTATCTATCCCAGACAATGAAGTTGTAGCTTTACTTGGACACAATGGTTCAGGTAAATCTACACTAATTAAGTGCTTAACAGGTATTTTAAAACCTACTAATGGAAAAATTAGCATTGACAATTTCGATACTTTTAAGTATAGAAAAAAGCTAATAAGAAATATGGGAATAATTTTCAATCAAAAATCTTCATTTATTACAGATTTAAGTGTTTACGATAATTTGCTTTTTTTTAAAGCCATATACGAAATAAGCGATGAAAAATTTAAAAAAATGATAAATTTGATAGATAAGTATATTGAAATTAAAAAATTGTTTGAAAATCCTTATAGAAAATTAAGTTTTGGTGAGCGAGTAAAATGCGAAATAACATCTATTTTACTACATACACCTAAATATATAATATTGGATGAACCGACTATAGGGTTGGACTATAATGCTAAAAAAGGTCTTTACCAGCTTTTAGCTTATTTTAAAAACAATTTGAAATCTACAATTATCATAATAACTCATGAGATAGATTATATAGAAAACATTTGCGATAGAGCTATTATTTTAAATAAAGGTCAAGTGAAATATGATGGAAAATCAAATGTAATTTGTAGCTCTGCTACAGAAAAAATAAAAGTTATAGTAAAATATAAGTATATAATTGATGAAATTAAAGCAAAACATTTGTTAGATAATGCAACAGAAGTAAATGAAGTAAAACATTTAATTGTATTCGATTTAAAAGATAATACTCAAAAAGATAAATATGTCAAGAATATAACAAATGCTTTTAGCATAGAAGGCATTTCTACAGAAAAAGTATCTCTTAGGGAGGTATTTGAAGATGTACTTAGTGAAACTAAGAAGTGTTAA
- a CDS encoding ABC-2 family transporter protein — MYLVKLRSVNKILLKLRIDRCKLFKTDTILSVISSLTYLVANLLFWYLINNTGFLIDGWSYSDILVFIAYSELFFGLESAIFSVASRFWFVVHSGSLDVNLSRPLDPRFRFILLNMDYIKIITTFITFIVIILISKQKINIFMHVLGILIVMVSNFILMLIRFTMSYMSFWFGKMDAISELADCLTWFNKYPLTIMPNIIKIVFKILLPFYFFSTFSTEAVLNKLTMQTAIIGCLGLISNIIIWIVINNYVWKKGREKYESING, encoded by the coding sequence ATGTACTTAGTGAAACTAAGAAGTGTTAATAAAATATTATTAAAACTAAGAATTGATAGATGCAAATTGTTTAAAACAGATACAATTTTGAGTGTTATAAGTAGCTTAACTTATCTGGTAGCAAATTTATTGTTTTGGTATTTGATAAATAATACAGGATTCTTAATAGACGGTTGGTCTTATAGCGATATATTAGTATTTATAGCATATTCCGAACTTTTTTTCGGGCTTGAATCTGCTATTTTTTCTGTAGCATCACGTTTTTGGTTTGTTGTCCATAGTGGTAGTTTGGATGTTAATCTATCAAGACCTCTAGATCCGAGATTTAGATTTATATTGTTAAATATGGATTATATTAAAATAATAACAACTTTTATAACATTTATAGTCATTATTTTAATTTCAAAGCAAAAAATCAATATCTTTATGCATGTTTTAGGTATATTAATTGTTATGGTTTCAAATTTTATTTTAATGCTTATAAGATTTACTATGAGCTATATGTCATTTTGGTTTGGAAAAATGGATGCCATATCAGAACTTGCAGATTGCCTAACTTGGTTTAATAAATATCCGCTGACAATTATGCCTAATATTATAAAAATAGTATTTAAAATACTGCTTCCTTTTTACTTCTTTAGTACATTTTCGACTGAAGCAGTGTTGAACAAGCTAACTATGCAAACTGCAATAATTGGGTGTTTAGGGTTAATAAGCAACATAATTATTTGGATTGTTATTAATAATTATGTTTGGAAGAAAGGCAGAGAAAAATATGAAAGTATCAATGGTTAA
- a CDS encoding ABC-2 family transporter protein: MKVSMVKYIFLIKTYIKTYKKYPLGLFLKLIYLPVQMLMYIFLWINIGKSSNIDIQYLILYYLLTNLLLYAYPFTHIATDIQTDVMEGGIANYLVRPYSYITLFLAKYISWMALYSVIFIPTIIVIYFLANLTVLQVFMFIVTILIGMFVEFMFWFNVGLISLYIERIKGVMTTAMAIRMFVSGSIIPLTYFPEMFQKLTYFFPFRYYIYVPVSSVLTQNSFNEIILNLSGGLIWLLLLSISSLLLWNRGVKILNTNMG; the protein is encoded by the coding sequence ATGAAAGTATCAATGGTTAAGTACATTTTTCTAATAAAAACATATATAAAGACATATAAGAAATATCCTTTAGGTTTATTTTTAAAACTAATATATTTGCCTGTTCAGATGCTAATGTATATATTTTTATGGATTAACATTGGAAAATCAAGTAATATAGATATACAATATCTTATATTATATTATTTATTAACAAATCTATTGTTATATGCATATCCATTTACTCATATCGCTACAGATATTCAAACTGATGTTATGGAGGGTGGAATAGCAAATTATTTAGTAAGACCATATAGCTATATTACACTATTTTTGGCAAAATATATATCATGGATGGCATTATATTCAGTTATATTCATACCCACAATAATAGTAATATATTTTTTGGCTAATTTGACGGTATTGCAAGTATTTATGTTTATAGTAACAATATTAATTGGAATGTTTGTAGAATTTATGTTTTGGTTTAATGTTGGATTGATTTCGTTGTACATAGAAAGAATTAAAGGTGTAATGACTACAGCTATGGCAATAAGAATGTTTGTATCTGGAAGTATAATACCTTTAACATATTTTCCAGAGATGTTTCAAAAGCTAACATATTTTTTCCCATTTAGATATTATATATATGTACCTGTTAGCTCAGTATTAACTCAAAATAGCTTTAACGAAATAATTCTAAATTTATCTGGGGGATTGATTTGGCTATTATTACTGAGCATTAGTTCTTTGCTATTATGGAATAGAGGAGTAAAAATATTAAATACAAACATGGGCTAG
- a CDS encoding AraC family transcriptional regulator, with protein MNYIQSMQKAIEYMEEHILNDINYEDVAKQVYMSNYHFHRTFSMLTGITANEYIRNRKLSMAGQELIMSNVKIIDIAYKYGYDSPESFTKAFTRFHGVTPNVAKRAGMELKSFNRLIIKIQLEGGTIMDYKIVERKSFKLLAKVKAFRNEIVSDESNTEIPDFWSECIKAGVIDKLKQNTKSHNIYGACAPISEKSNCFDYGIGMEYNGGKLPKGYRIWDVKPTLWAVFKCIGNNGDCIGETWDRIFKEFLPSSEYNMLDDTDFELYPEDTNSEVFCEVWIPVEKK; from the coding sequence GTGAATTACATTCAAAGTATGCAAAAAGCAATTGAGTATATGGAAGAACATATTTTAAATGATATCAATTATGAGGATGTAGCAAAACAGGTATACATGTCTAACTATCATTTTCATAGAACTTTTAGCATGTTAACAGGCATTACAGCCAATGAGTATATTAGAAATAGAAAACTATCTATGGCAGGTCAAGAACTTATAATGTCAAATGTTAAAATTATTGATATAGCATATAAGTATGGATATGATTCTCCCGAGAGCTTTACAAAAGCATTTACTAGGTTTCATGGAGTTACACCAAATGTAGCAAAACGTGCTGGAATGGAATTAAAGTCTTTTAATCGTCTCATAATAAAAATTCAATTGGAAGGTGGAACGATTATGGATTATAAAATCGTAGAAAGAAAAAGTTTTAAATTGTTAGCAAAGGTAAAAGCATTTAGAAATGAGATTGTTTCTGATGAAAGCAATACAGAGATTCCTGATTTCTGGAGTGAATGTATTAAAGCAGGAGTTATTGATAAATTAAAACAAAATACTAAAAGTCATAATATCTATGGAGCATGTGCACCTATATCAGAAAAGAGTAACTGTTTTGATTATGGTATAGGCATGGAGTATAATGGTGGTAAATTACCTAAAGGATATAGAATATGGGATGTTAAGCCAACATTGTGGGCAGTTTTTAAATGCATAGGCAATAATGGCGATTGTATTGGAGAAACATGGGATAGAATATTTAAAGAGTTTTTACCTAGTTCAGAATATAACATGTTAGACGATACAGACTTTGAGTTATATCCAGAGGATACAAACTCGGAAGTTTTTTGCGAAGTGTGGATACCTGTGGAAAAGAAATAG
- a CDS encoding methyltransferase domain-containing protein, protein MVDKKQFGNRINSLRKKLGLSQAQLAEKLNLSTQAVSKWECGLALPDIDILVELSWLFETSINTLLCNDEENSNFSSTTYPKLSESLNNLLNSKEDLKLISSIAPYFSDNELLRISNHISENDLDIKVNINAKSKSKDTSNQINIPITTLSEKTMSELSSAIAESVSNIVGTADIGLNKISEILICPKCKHRLTLHNIENKTYFECDNKHQYFLEDGVLYFNTREIPGEQWSLTYRNYNHYLKEATYPILPVYNRGEIYDEELKWREIKKRKPRIILDIASGTGTGIKYALERIDWNCTVILTDLSHRILAWNRKFITENLYNPFVNVIYLASDCSNLPIKDKAVDCITSNGGFESMQIKTLLGFKESHRILKEKGYAIYDMSLVEDLNSSNTKKWIELYNGIEDNYDEEDNKMIDLNIWRKICEDSGYTNEEEIKVYGEIPAPNTNIFPWENMILRWMCCYVFVSVK, encoded by the coding sequence ATGGTAGATAAAAAACAATTTGGTAATAGAATAAATAGTTTACGTAAAAAATTAGGTCTGTCACAAGCTCAGCTTGCTGAAAAATTAAATTTAAGTACACAAGCCGTTAGCAAATGGGAATGTGGATTAGCCTTACCTGATATTGATATTTTGGTTGAATTATCTTGGTTATTTGAAACTTCAATAAATACACTCTTGTGTAATGACGAAGAAAACTCTAACTTTAGTAGCACGACTTATCCTAAATTATCTGAAAGTTTAAATAATTTACTAAATTCTAAAGAAGATTTAAAACTGATTTCATCAATTGCTCCGTACTTTAGTGATAATGAATTATTAAGAATTTCTAATCATATATCTGAAAATGATTTAGATATAAAAGTAAATATAAATGCTAAAAGTAAATCCAAAGACACAAGTAATCAAATAAATATACCAATAACTACGCTAAGCGAAAAAACGATGTCTGAATTATCTTCAGCCATTGCAGAAAGTGTAAGTAATATTGTTGGTACAGCTGATATAGGTCTTAACAAGATAAGTGAAATATTAATTTGTCCAAAATGTAAACATAGATTAACACTGCATAATATTGAAAACAAAACGTATTTTGAATGTGACAATAAGCATCAGTATTTTTTAGAAGATGGCGTTTTATATTTTAATACTAGGGAAATTCCAGGTGAACAGTGGTCACTTACATACAGAAACTATAATCATTATTTAAAAGAAGCAACATATCCAATATTGCCAGTTTATAATCGTGGTGAAATATATGATGAGGAACTAAAATGGAGAGAAATAAAAAAGAGAAAGCCTCGTATTATTCTTGATATTGCTTCTGGTACTGGAACAGGAATAAAATATGCTCTGGAACGTATTGATTGGAATTGTACAGTTATATTGACTGATTTGTCTCATAGAATCTTGGCATGGAATAGAAAATTTATTACAGAAAATCTTTACAATCCCTTTGTAAATGTTATTTATCTAGCAAGTGATTGTTCAAACTTACCTATTAAGGATAAGGCAGTTGACTGTATAACTTCTAATGGTGGTTTTGAAAGTATGCAAATCAAGACTTTACTAGGATTTAAAGAGTCACATCGAATATTAAAAGAAAAAGGCTATGCTATTTATGATATGAGTTTAGTAGAAGATTTAAATTCATCCAATACAAAAAAATGGATAGAATTGTATAATGGTATAGAAGATAATTATGATGAAGAAGACAATAAAATGATAGATTTAAACATTTGGCGTAAAATATGTGAAGATTCTGGATACACAAATGAAGAAGAAATAAAAGTTTATGGTGAAATACCGGCACCTAACACAAATATTTTCCCTTGGGAAAATATGATCTTAAGATGGATGTGTTGCTACGTATTTGTGTCAGTAAAATAG
- the rpsR gene encoding 30S ribosomal protein S18, translating into MKRRPRKKVCQFCQEKATSIDYKEVGKLKKYVTERGKILPRRITGACAKHQRMVTRAIKRARSIALLPYTAE; encoded by the coding sequence ATGAAAAGAAGACCTAGAAAAAAAGTATGCCAATTCTGTCAAGAAAAAGCTACTTCAATAGATTACAAAGAAGTTGGTAAGCTTAAAAAATATGTTACTGAAAGAGGTAAAATATTACCAAGAAGAATTACAGGAGCATGTGCTAAGCACCAAAGAATGGTTACTAGAGCTATAAAAAGAGCAAGATCAATAGCTTTACTACCATATACAGCTGAATAA
- a CDS encoding single-stranded DNA-binding protein: MNSVVLIGRLTRDPDLKFTPSGMAFTRMTLAVDKELFGDKKQEAINQGKPTADFISISVFGKQAENCANYLAKGSMCAVNGRISTGSYTTQSGEKKYTTDVIANRVEFIGSKQSASTLPGKPKNPDSNFFDDFSDDDNDIFQPVDEEDIPF; encoded by the coding sequence ATGAACAGTGTTGTTTTAATTGGAAGATTAACTAGGGATCCCGACTTAAAATTCACTCCATCAGGAATGGCATTTACAAGAATGACATTAGCAGTGGATAAAGAATTGTTTGGTGATAAGAAACAAGAAGCTATTAATCAAGGCAAACCAACTGCAGATTTTATAAGTATATCTGTTTTTGGAAAACAAGCGGAAAACTGTGCTAATTATCTTGCAAAAGGAAGCATGTGTGCTGTAAACGGAAGGATTAGTACTGGAAGTTATACTACACAATCAGGCGAAAAAAAATATACTACAGATGTAATAGCAAATAGAGTAGAATTTATTGGTTCAAAGCAATCAGCATCAACTTTACCTGGAAAACCTAAAAATCCGGATAGCAATTTTTTTGATGATTTTTCAGATGATGATAATGATATTTTCCAACCAGTAGATGAAGAAGATATTCCATTTTAA
- the rpsF gene encoding 30S ribosomal protein S6 — MRKYEGVFILLSNLEEEVRNNEIEKIKNIVVTLNGTVEKVNEWGQRRLAYEIDKKRDGYYVIINFTSNADAVNEIDRICKISDNVLRHMITVNESK, encoded by the coding sequence ATGAGAAAATACGAAGGCGTATTTATATTACTTTCTAACTTAGAAGAAGAAGTAAGAAATAATGAGATTGAAAAAATTAAAAACATAGTAGTTACACTAAATGGAACAGTTGAAAAAGTTAATGAGTGGGGTCAAAGAAGACTTGCTTATGAGATTGATAAAAAAAGAGATGGATACTATGTTATAATTAACTTCACATCAAACGCAGATGCTGTTAACGAAATTGACAGAATTTGCAAAATCAGTGATAATGTATTAAGACATATGATAACAGTAAACGAATCTAAATAA
- a CDS encoding CxxH/CxxC protein, with product MDDKVLIFACKEHVEMVIDDYVNEFEVAPKIEVCTDKVCKYCSNQSEYVIFE from the coding sequence ATGGATGATAAAGTATTAATTTTTGCTTGTAAAGAGCATGTAGAAATGGTAATTGACGATTATGTAAATGAATTTGAAGTTGCACCAAAAATTGAAGTTTGTACAGATAAAGTATGTAAATATTGTAGCAATCAATCTGAATATGTTATTTTTGAATAA
- a CDS encoding MBL fold metallo-hydrolase, whose translation MKFCSLYSGSSGNCQFIKTDSTKILVDAGLSGKKIQQALTNIGEEASDIQGIFITHEHIDHIQGAGILSRRFNIPVFANEETWNAMKPSVGQIKPENIRVIDDSVEIGDLFVQAFDISHDAAKPVGYKIFNDNKKICLLTDTGCVTPSIKQNVMGSDLILIETNHDEDMVLIGSYPWPLKRRVLGEFGHMSNDLAGNLLCEILKKGTEIVLLAHLSKENNFPELAFKTVENILGENGISTNEGITINMTYRDKSTKVYDL comes from the coding sequence TTGAAGTTTTGTTCATTGTATAGCGGTAGCAGTGGAAACTGTCAATTCATAAAAACGGATTCAACTAAAATTTTAGTTGATGCTGGCTTAAGTGGAAAGAAAATTCAACAAGCATTAACAAATATAGGTGAAGAAGCAAGTGATATTCAAGGTATATTTATAACTCATGAGCATATTGATCATATTCAAGGTGCTGGAATATTGTCACGAAGATTTAATATCCCTGTTTTTGCCAACGAAGAAACTTGGAATGCTATGAAACCCTCCGTTGGGCAAATAAAACCGGAAAATATAAGAGTCATTGATGATAGTGTTGAAATTGGTGATTTATTTGTACAAGCCTTCGATATATCACATGATGCTGCAAAACCTGTTGGATATAAAATATTTAATGATAATAAAAAAATTTGTTTGCTAACAGATACAGGTTGTGTAACTCCCTCTATCAAGCAAAATGTCATGGGTTCAGATTTAATTTTAATTGAAACTAATCATGATGAGGATATGGTTTTAATAGGTTCTTATCCTTGGCCTTTAAAAAGAAGAGTCTTGGGGGAATTCGGGCATATGTCCAATGATTTAGCTGGTAACCTACTATGCGAAATATTAAAAAAAGGAACAGAAATTGTTTTGCTTGCTCACTTAAGCAAAGAAAATAATTTCCCTGAACTTGCTTTTAAAACTGTAGAAAACATATTGGGTGAAAATGGTATATCTACAAATGAAGGAATAACAATAAATATGACATATAGAGACAAATCTACAAAGGTATATGACCTATAA
- a CDS encoding S1C family serine protease, which produces MSNDNLDKNILNESDSNIESQNLNSNKTNIEQTNNVDSINFVTMDDNKEEKRVLDNDESINYTPNNNRIDNIYASDNNKNFGNTNSSKATDSTDNSINIDQNQKAKKIKVKKHKEHRILSTIALTLVVALISGATGGFIVNYMNTNSKTIQSPANPNYQSISIDLNNNPYYAAAVYEKNKDTVVGISTVLVQTYQSFFGGRQQQEMQSIGSGVIINSNGLILTNSHVIGDGQAKSVDVTLFDGSIEKAEVLWYDAVLDLAVVKISKTNLPYATIGDSDNVLIGEPVVAMGNPMSLELYGTTTDGIISGLNRSITIEGNVIKPLIQTSASINPGNSGGPLFNAKGEVIGINTAKLSNAEGIGFSIPINVATPIINQITNNGKVTNVYFGIVGTSVYNYEKQLGIKLSTDYGFYVSEVSKNSPMKKAGIRAGDIIIAVDDTEIKNIDDLRRVLYNYSVGDKATITYTRDGEKSTTEVTFEKMPDNN; this is translated from the coding sequence ATGAGTAATGATAATTTAGACAAAAATATTTTAAATGAAAGTGACTCTAATATAGAATCACAAAATCTAAATAGTAATAAAACTAATATAGAACAAACTAATAATGTAGATAGTATAAATTTTGTTACTATGGATGATAATAAAGAGGAAAAACGAGTTTTAGATAATGATGAAAGCATAAATTATACGCCTAACAACAACCGAATAGACAATATTTATGCAAGTGATAATAACAAAAACTTTGGAAATACAAACTCTTCTAAAGCTACAGATAGTACAGATAATTCTATAAACATAGACCAAAACCAAAAAGCAAAAAAAATTAAAGTTAAAAAACATAAAGAGCACAGAATTCTTTCAACTATAGCACTCACATTGGTAGTAGCACTTATTAGTGGAGCAACTGGTGGATTTATTGTAAATTATATGAATACAAATAGCAAAACTATACAATCACCTGCTAATCCTAATTATCAAAGTATTTCTATAGATCTAAACAATAATCCTTACTATGCTGCAGCTGTATATGAAAAAAATAAGGATACTGTTGTAGGTATATCTACTGTATTAGTACAAACATATCAATCATTCTTTGGTGGAAGACAACAACAAGAAATGCAAAGCATTGGTTCAGGTGTTATAATAAATTCTAATGGTTTAATATTGACAAACTCTCATGTTATAGGAGATGGTCAAGCAAAAAGCGTTGATGTAACACTTTTTGATGGAAGTATTGAGAAAGCTGAAGTGCTTTGGTATGACGCGGTTCTTGATTTAGCTGTTGTAAAAATATCTAAGACAAACTTACCTTATGCAACTATTGGCGATTCAGATAACGTACTTATCGGAGAACCTGTTGTAGCAATGGGTAATCCAATGTCATTAGAACTTTATGGCACAACAACTGATGGTATAATTAGTGGATTGAATAGATCAATAACTATAGAAGGTAACGTAATAAAACCTTTAATTCAAACTAGTGCATCTATAAACCCTGGTAACAGTGGTGGCCCATTATTCAATGCTAAGGGCGAGGTTATAGGAATTAATACAGCCAAACTTTCAAATGCTGAAGGAATTGGTTTCTCTATTCCAATAAATGTTGCAACACCTATCATTAATCAAATAACTAATAATGGAAAAGTAACCAATGTATATTTCGGTATAGTTGGAACAAGTGTTTATAATTATGAAAAACAACTTGGTATTAAATTATCAACAGATTATGGTTTTTACGTATCTGAGGTCTCTAAAAATTCTCCAATGAAAAAAGCTGGTATAAGAGCTGGAGATATAATTATAGCTGTTGATGATACCGAAATTAAAAATATAGATGATTTAAGACGTGTACTATATAATTACTCAGTTGGTGATAAAGCTACTATAACTTATACAAGAGATGGTGAAAAATCTACAACTGAAGTAACTTTTGAAAAAATGCCTGATAATAATTAA
- a CDS encoding chromate transporter → MDKDSVFYKSIDLFKVFFKIGMFTFGGGYAMIPFIQKETVEKNGWISDEEILDIFAIAEATPGVIAVNTATFVGYKIAKFWGSIFATLGVILPSFFIILIISYFIKDFLSIKLAAYAFKGIRAGVVVLILGVIKKFSHKNKANMFNIIITILVFVAATFTSISTIYILFIALFIGIAKNMLTRKKEL, encoded by the coding sequence ATGGATAAGGACTCAGTTTTTTATAAATCTATTGATTTGTTTAAAGTGTTTTTCAAGATTGGTATGTTCACATTTGGTGGTGGTTATGCAATGATTCCTTTTATACAAAAGGAAACGGTAGAAAAAAATGGTTGGATTTCAGATGAAGAAATTCTCGATATTTTTGCAATTGCTGAAGCTACACCTGGTGTAATCGCAGTAAATACTGCTACTTTTGTAGGATATAAAATAGCTAAATTTTGGGGTAGTATATTTGCAACTTTAGGAGTTATTTTACCTTCTTTTTTTATAATATTGATTATCTCATATTTTATAAAAGATTTTCTAAGTATAAAACTGGCAGCTTATGCTTTTAAGGGTATAAGGGCTGGTGTTGTTGTACTAATACTTGGTGTTATTAAAAAATTTTCACACAAAAACAAAGCCAACATGTTTAATATAATAATTACTATATTAGTGTTTGTTGCTGCTACATTCACAAGTATCAGTACAATTTATATATTATTTATAGCTCTGTTTATAGGTATTGCAAAAAATATGTTAACTAGAAAGAAGGAGTTATAA
- a CDS encoding chromate transporter: protein MMLYLDLLFTFFKIGLFTIGGGYAMIPLLQNELLSKGWATLDEIINFIAISESTPGPFAVNMATFVGVKMGGVLGAISTTLGVILPSLIIILIIAKYFDNFKDNFYAKSALSGLRPAVIGLLCSSVFTIFVNNFILDSHLLLSINTFLSAIDIRGLIILIAAYFTYNKFKIHPIKLVVICSVLGMIAYSI, encoded by the coding sequence ATGATGCTATATTTAGATCTACTATTTACATTTTTCAAAATTGGCTTGTTTACAATAGGTGGTGGCTATGCTATGATACCTTTATTGCAAAACGAATTGCTATCAAAAGGCTGGGCCACACTTGATGAAATAATAAACTTTATAGCTATTAGCGAATCTACTCCTGGACCTTTTGCAGTAAATATGGCAACATTCGTAGGCGTTAAAATGGGTGGAGTTTTAGGAGCTATATCTACAACTCTTGGAGTAATTTTACCTTCTTTAATAATTATCTTAATTATAGCTAAATATTTTGATAATTTTAAAGACAATTTCTATGCTAAGAGCGCATTATCAGGATTAAGACCAGCCGTTATTGGATTGTTATGTTCATCTGTTTTCACTATATTTGTAAACAATTTTATATTGGATTCACATTTGTTACTTTCTATAAATACATTTTTATCAGCAATCGACATACGAGGCTTGATAATTTTAATTGCAGCATATTTTACCTACAATAAATTTAAAATACATCCAATTAAACTAGTAGTTATTTGTTCTGTATTAGGAATGATTGCTTATAGTATTTAA
- a CDS encoding lysoplasmalogenase family protein, with protein sequence MQIAFLVIYTLLFSLLISTYYNNNLKRYYTLAKAINSLCFVAVALYGGINFGNTTNLYFMLPAFILCLLGDVFLGINATKKNTENYFILGLLSFLIAHLVFAMALNRYVKLSIYDFILPIVSVLLTYVLLNLDCMDISQKLKKYSILYSFFVALLLAKGITLSIVCGYSMKNILILLGSILFFASDFVLMFLLFYRKKHHLMGTLNLLLYYYGMLLLSFSLWF encoded by the coding sequence ATGCAAATAGCATTTCTTGTAATATATACTTTATTATTTTCGTTATTAATATCGACATATTACAACAATAATTTAAAAAGATATTATACTTTGGCTAAAGCCATAAACAGTTTATGTTTTGTTGCGGTTGCGCTATATGGAGGAATAAATTTTGGCAATACAACTAACCTATATTTCATGCTTCCAGCTTTTATTTTATGCCTATTAGGCGATGTTTTTTTAGGTATAAATGCCACAAAAAAGAATACTGAAAATTATTTTATACTTGGTTTATTATCATTCCTAATTGCACATCTTGTTTTTGCTATGGCACTAAACAGATATGTAAAGCTAAGTATTTATGATTTTATTTTACCAATTGTGTCAGTATTGTTGACATATGTTCTTTTGAATTTAGACTGTATGGATATAAGTCAAAAACTTAAAAAATACTCAATTTTGTATTCGTTTTTTGTAGCATTATTATTGGCAAAAGGAATAACTTTGTCAATTGTATGTGGATACTCTATGAAAAACATTTTGATTTTACTAGGTTCAATACTATTTTTTGCTTCTGATTTTGTTTTGATGTTTTTACTTTTTTATAGAAAAAAGCACCACTTAATGGGTACTTTAAATTTATTATTATATTATTATGGGATGCTTTTACTTTCATTTAGCTTGTGGTTTTAA